In a genomic window of Scyliorhinus torazame isolate Kashiwa2021f chromosome 5, sScyTor2.1, whole genome shotgun sequence:
- the LOC140419970 gene encoding uncharacterized protein gives MEKRWKCGDCGKGFRFPSALEIHRRIHTGERPFTCSQCGKGFISSSNLQRHQRVYTGERPFACSQCGKGFTQLISLQIHQRTHTGERLFTCSQCGKGFTRFDNLQSHQRVHTGERPFTCSQCGKGFTRLSHLQTHQRVHTGEKPFTCSQCGKAFTHMSSQQSHQRVHTGERTFACSQCGKGFTPLSHLQIHQRVHTGERPFTCSQCGKTFTLLSNLRAHRRVHTGEKPFACSHCRKGFTRLSNLQRHQRVHTGEKPFTCSPCGKGFTQLSHLQAHQRVHTGESLFTCSECGKGFRDSSQLLRHKQVHK, from the coding sequence atggagaaacgatggaaatgtggggactgtgggaagggattcagattcccatctgcgctggagattcatcgacgcattcacactggggagaggccattcacctgctctcagtgtgggaaaggattcatttcctcatccaacctgcagagacaccagcgagtttacacaggggagaggccgtttgcctgctcccagtgtgggaagggattcactcagttgatcagcctgcagatacaccagcgaactcacactggggagaggttgttcacctgctcccagtgtgggaaaggattcactcgatTCGATAACTtgcagtcacatcagcgagttcacactggggagaggccgttcacctgctcccagtgtgggaagggattcactcgcttatcccacctgcagacacaccagcgagttcacactggggagaagccattcacctgctcccagtgtgggaaggcattcactcatatgtccagccagcagtcacaccagcgagttcacactggggagaggacattcgcctgctcccagtgtgggaagggattcactccgttatcccacctgcagatacaccagcgagttcacactggggagaggccattcacctgttctcagtgtgggaagacattcactttgttatccaacctgcgggcacaccgtcgagttcacactggggagaagccattcgcctgctctcattgtaggaagggattcactcggttatccaacctacagagacaccagcgagttcacactggggagaagccattcacctgctctccgtgtgggaagggattcactcagttatcccatctgcaggcacatcagcgagttcacactggggagagtttgttcacctgctctgaatgtgggaagggattccgtgattcatcgCAGCTTCTGAGACacaaacaagttcacaagtga